In Thermocrinis jamiesonii, the sequence TTGTGGGAGCCTTAGCTTTGGCAGGCATTTTCCCCTTTTCAGGCTTTTGGAGCAAGGACCTAATAATAGGCAGTGCGTATGAGGTGTCTTTTGGTTTAGGAGTTTTTGTAAGCTTTGTGAGTTTTTTAACAGCGTATTACATATTTAGGGAAGGGTTTGTAATGTTTTATGGGGAGGAGAGGCACAGAGAGCACTTTGAGGAAGAGCCAAAAGAGAGTCCATCAATCATGCTAATTCCCATGCTCATACTGGCTATAGGTTCTTTGGTGGTAGGATTTTTTGAGGGGTGGTATGTAGGTGTATTGGGGGACAGGAAGGAGATCCATTTGGATATAGCCATAAGTTCTGTGGTTATAGCTTTAGCTGGTATAGGATTAGCCTATTTGGTGTTTGTGAAGAAAGTGTTAGATCCTGAAAAGCTTTATGAGTCTTTAAAGCCCATGCACACAACTTTTAAAGAGCAGTTCTTCACAGAAAAACTCTACCACAAAATACTTGCAAGAGGATATATGAAAACCTCAAGGGCAATGTTTGTGGTTGGAGATAGGTTTGTTATAGATGGTCTTATAAACCTTTTGAACTTCATTTACTTCCGAGTGGTTAAGTTCCTTTGGATAAAGCTGGATGTTTTTACTGTCGATCTGTTTGTAAATGGTGTCGCTAAGCTTTCCTTTAAGTTTGGTAGAAAAGCAAGTGTAATTCAAACGGGTCTTTTGAATAACTACATAGCTTTCTTGCTTTTGGGTTTGGTAGTTTTAATAGGAATAATCATCTACTTTATGGAGTGAGGCATGGATTGGGCGAGCTTTCCGTTCATACCACTTAGTATGATTTTACCACTTTTGGGAATACTGCTCATAGTCTTTTTAGAGGAAAGGCATTCCAAATGGATAGCTCTAAGCTCTTCCGGTTTAACCTTCCTTCTTTCTCTTGTTTCTCTCTTTTACTTTGACTTTTCAAATTCTGACAAGGTGCAGTTTTACCACGAGCTTTTGCTCATTAAAGAATTAAACCTTAAGCTATCCCTTGGTGTAGATGGTCTGTCTTATCTTATGTATATCCTAACCACTCTAACCTCCTTTGTTGCTATCTGTTGGTCTGTAAGGGACCATCAGATCAATCATCGTCTGAAGGAATACTACGCCTGGTTTTTGCTGTCCGAAACTGCCCTCATAGGTGTATTCACCAGTTGGGATTTGCTTGTCTTTTATGTCTTTTATGAGCTAACGTTGATCCCAATGTTTTTTGTAATAGGTATTTGGGGCTACAAGCTTAGGCTCTATTCCGCTTACAAGTTCTTTATCTACATCTTTATATCCTCTTTGTTTTTCCTTTTAGGTATTGTTAGCCTTTCTGTGCATCACTACAAACAGTTTGGAAAGTTTTCCTTCTCGTACTTTGACCTTTTGCAAAACCAATACGATCTCGCTTTTGGTATTTTCCTGTTTTTGCTGTTCTTTATAGCCTTTGCGGTAAAGACCCCTATAGTGCCTTTTCACACCTGGCTTCCCGACGCGCACGGTGAAGCTCCCACCGCTGGCTCTGTAGTACTCGCAGCCATACTTTTGAAAATGGGAACCTATGCCCTCCTTAGGTTTAACATAGGTTTATTCCAAAAGGAAGCAGTTTTCCTTATGCCTTTTCTCGTTCTTTGGGGCATAGTGACCATAGTCTTTGCCTCTTGGTTTACCATAAGCCAAAGTAACATAAAACGCTTTGTCGCCTACTCTTCGATTAGTCATATGGGTTTTGTGGTCGCAGGTATGTTCCTTCTGAACAAAGAAGGACTAAGAGCGAGCATTATTGAAATGTTTGCCCATGGTTTGACCTCTGCCTCTTTGTTTATGATGGCGGGCTTTATCTACAACAGACTACACAGCTTCAACATGCATGCCCTTAGAGGTAGCATAAGGTTTATGCCTGTCTTTGCCTTTTTGGTAGGCATAACCGCCTTCTCTTCTATGGGTCTTCCTGGTGGTTCTTCTTTTTGGGGGAAGTTTTTAACGATCATGGGCGCTAAGGAATACACACTCCAGCTTGCGCTTTTAGTGATTGCTGGTGCCTTCTTTAGTGTGCTTTACATGCTCTACCTTATGAAAACTTTATACTTAGACACAAAGGAAGAAGGAAGGCTTGTTCATTTCTTGGACCTTAGAGGTTTTAAGCTTCTGGCTTTCCTTTTGGTGGTCTTTCCTATGCTTTTGGTCGGTCTTTTCCCTTTCCTATTCTTCTCCTTCTTTGACGCATACATAAACACACTTTTGACTCAATTAGTAAAAGTTGTAGGGGGAATCCCATGGAGATAAAGGATCTCATATCCATTGAGTATCCAAATCTAACTTTGTTCTTCCCAGAGCTAATAGTTTTGATAACTGGTTTCGTTCTCTTTACCTTAGATATTATCAGCAAAAGAATCTCGCACGCTTTAGCCATCGGTGTAAGTATTACGGGCTATCTTATTGCCCTCTTATACATACTGCTAAACTTTGAGCTAAAAGGTGAAACTTTTTACAGTCTCTACGTAAGGGATCAGTTTTCTTCTCTCCTTCAGGTATTTATGATCCTTCTAACCATACTGCTTTTGGCTTTTACGCATCAATACCAGAAATTTAAGAAATCTACCTACAGCGAGTTTTACTACATATTAGCCTTTTCTTTGTTCGGTGCCATGATTCTGTCTAGCTCCTACAACCTACTGCTCATATACATTGCCTTGGAGGCGGTATCTGTTTCTTTTTACATAATGACAGCCCTTCAAAAGGGGGACTTCAATTCAAAGGAAGGTGCCTTTAAGTATCTTATACTTGGGGGGCTAAGTATAGCTTTGGCTTCCTATGGAGCGGTCTTTCTTTACCTTTACGGTGGCTCTATGGACCTCAGACAAATTCTTCATACAGATGCCTCTGAAAAGAAACTTTTAATACTTGGCCTTATACTCTTCCTTTTTGGCTTTGCTATAAAGATAGGTGTGGTTCCCTTTCATTTTTGGCTTCCCGATGCTTACCAGGGAGCGCCCACTCCTATAACCGCTTATATGGCAAGCGTGGGAAAGATTGCCTTTTTTGCACCCGTCCTTAGGGTTATGCCCTTAGTTCAGGAGAGCTTTCATCAAACTTGGGTTTTGACCTTAAGCGTTCTTGCGGTGATTACCTTTCTGTATGGAAACATCACAGCTTTGGTTCAGAAAGATGTAAAGCGCATGCTGGCTTATTCTTCCATTGCCCACTCCGGTTTCATACTTGCGGGCATTGCAGTGGCCGAGACTATAGGACTAAAAGCTGTGATCTACTTTCTACTTGCTTACTCCCTAATGGGAATGCTTAGCTTTTTAGTTTTGGCAGTGCTTGAACGTGATGGAAGGTGGGAAAATCGTATCGAAGAGTTTAGCGGTTTGAGATATTCTCAGCCCTTTTTAGCATCGGTCTTTGCGGTGAGCCTATTTTCCCTGTTGGGTGTTCCTCCAACCGTGGGTTTTCTGGTAAAAGCCCTTGTATTTATGTCTCTGTCCTTTGAAGCTCTTTGGTGGGTAGCAATTTTAATGATAGGAGGGGTGGGCATATCAACGGGTTATTACCTTAGGTTAGTAGTGCTTATGTTCATGAAAGAAAAAGAAAAGGATTTGACGCTCAACCTTACGGGTTTTGAAAGACTGTCTATGGCAATCATGACGCTTTCCCTAATAGTTCTTGGCATTCTTCCCATGATACTTTGGAACTACATAAGTCCTATCTCTGAAATGTTGTTTGGGAGGTAGAGTGATGGATTACTTGGGATTTCTTGTTTTTGCCTTTGTAGTGCTTGGTATTGCACTGCTTATGGTGTTCTTAAATTACCTTCTTGGTCCCAAAGCTCCTTCCTCTCTTAAGGATTATCCTTACGAGTGCGGTGTGCCCCTTTATGACAAGTCAGCCCAAACTACCTTCCATCAGGGTTATTACCTTTTGGGTTTATTGCTTTTACTCTTTGACATAGAAGCAGCCTTTCTATTCCCATGGACGGTTGTTTATAGTCACTTAGGGATGTTTGGCTTTATAGAGATGTTTTTGTTTATCTTCATACTTACCTACGGGCTTTTGTATGCCTGGCGTAAGGGCGTACTTGATTGGCAGTTTGAGGAGGAATACATTGATTAATCCTTAGGAGGTAAAGGATGCCTTGGGCTAAGGAAGAGGACTTTTTGGACTTAAAAGGTAGGTTTAAAAGCTTAGAAATTGAAGTAAAGCCTACCATTACAAACCTTCATGTGTCAAAGAATGAACTCATAGAACTTTTAAAAACGCTCAAAGAAGAAAAGGGTTACAAGCTTTTTATAGATCACTCGGTGGTAGATTTTCCCGAAAAGTCTCCAAGGTTTCAGGCTTTTTACATCCTTTACAACGTGGATGAAAGAAAGAGGGTTGTTGTAAAAACTTGGACTGATGGAACTTTGCCTTCTATTGAAAAGCTCTGGTTTGCAGGAAAGTGGGCCGAAAGGGAATGCTATGATATGTTTGGCATAATTTACGAAGGGCATGAAAACTTAGTAAGGGCTTTTATGTGGGAAACTTATCAGTATCATCCTCTGAGGAAGGACTTTCCTTTGGAAGGTTATGCCAACGAGTATCTTCCTTCTTTAAATGAGGTGCTACGGGGTGATAATCTGCAGGGGCTTATGAACTACGATCGGATGCACACTCCAGTGCCAACTTTGGAAGACCTTGAGATAACAGAAAGGAAAAGGTTAAAGAAAAAGGCTCAGCTTGTTTTAAACTGGGGACCTTTGCATCCGGGAACCCACGGCACCATGTGGTTTTTGTTTGATTTGGAGGGGGAAAGAATTGTCCAGTGTGATGTGATCCTTGGACAGCTTCACAGAGGGGTGGAAAAGCTTGCGGAAAACGAGATGTATAACCAGTTTTTGGTCTATACAGACAGGATGGACTACATATCTGCCCTTTGCTCCAATCAGGCTTGGGTTGTTGCGGTAGAAAGACTTTTGGGCATAGAGGACCTTGTTCCAGAAAAGGCTAAGTATATAAGAACCATGATGTCTGAGCTTCAGAGAATAAACTCCCACCTTCTTTGGCTTGGCACCTACGCCTTGGACATAGGAGCTCTTACTATTTTCCTGTATGCCTTCAAAGAAAGGGAAAAGCTTATGGACATAATAGAGGGTATTACGGGTGCAAGGCTAACCATAAGTTATCCAAGGATAGGTGGGGTTAGGATGGACTTGCCAGAAGGTGCCCTTGAGGTTATAAAGGCTTTCATAAAGAGGTTTCCAAAAGAGCTAAAGGATTGGGAAACGATCCTAAGTAGGAATAGAATATGGCTTAGAAGAAACGTAGGTGTAGGTGTGATCAGTAAAGAGGATGTGTATTTTTACGGACTAACGGGTGCGGTAGCGAGAGGCTCTGGCATTCCCTACGATATCAGAAAGTTTGAACCATACGATGCCTATCCTTGGGTAGAGTTTGACATCCCAGTAGGTGAAAACGGCGATGTCTACGATAGGTATCTTGTGAGGTTGGAGGAGATGCGTCAAAGCGTAAGGATCATAGAGCAGTGCGTAAGAAAGCTTGAGAGTATGCCAAAGTCTGCACCCTTCTTTGCGGAATCTCCGGATCCAAAGAAACTGAAGCTTTCTTTGGACGGCATAGGACTAAAGGTTCCAGAGGGTGAAATATACTCTTCCGGTGAAAACCCAAGGGGTGAGCTTGGATTTTACATTTACTCCACCGGCGGAGTAAAACCCTACAGGGTGAAGATAAGGCCCGGCTCTATGTATAACCTGTGCGTCTATCCAAAGCTTATGAAAGACAGGGTGATTGCGGATGCAGTTGCAGTGTTGGCAAGCTTGGATCCAGTGGTGGGAGAAATAGATAGATGATGTGATAAACTAATTAAGCCTTTTTGGAGGTGCAGATGGAAGGGCTTTTGGTTCAATTGATAATAATAGGTATAAAAATTTTGTTTATTCTGGCTATAGTTCTTGGTTTGGGAGCCTATCTTACGCTCGTAGAAAGAAAGGTAGCAGCTCACATTCAAAGAAGACCTGGGCCAATGGTAGTAGGTTGGCACGGGCTTTTACAGCCTTTAGCAGACGGTCTAAAACTTATAACTAAGGAAGATATATTTCCAAGGTATGGAAACAGGTTTTTATACAACTTAGCTCTGGTTTTAGCTTTGGTGCCTGCAGTTTTGGTCTTTGCGGTGGTTCCCTTTGGTCCAGAGTTTGAAATCTTTGGCATAAAGATTAAACCCATCCTGACTGATGTAAATGTGGGGCTTTTGTTGGTTTTTGCCCTCGGTTCAATGGCAGTTTACGCCATAGCCTTGGCTGGTTGGGCTTCCAACTCCAAGTATGCATTGATCGGCAGTATGAGAAAGGCAGGCATAATAGTTTCCTACGAGGTGGTGATCACCTTTGCGGTAATGGGTCCCATAATACTGGCTGGCACGCTCTCTACTTACGAAATAGTCCAAAGGCAAATAGATCAAAAGCTTTGGTATATATGGCTTCAGCCCATAGCTTTTGTAATATACATGTTTGCCTTGCTTGCGGAAGCTGGAAGGGTGCCCTTTGACATTCAGGAAGCAGAAGCAGAGCTGGTAACCGGCTTCACTGTAGAATACGGGGGCATAAAGTTTGGTCTCTTTCCGTTGGTAGAGTGGTATGTGGAGGTGCTTTCCCTTTCCGCCATAGGGGTGGTGCTGTTCTTAGGCGGATGGTCTCCCATAAACATTCCCTTTGTGGGCTTTGTGGATCCATTGTTTTTCTTAGGACCCTTATCTCCCTTTGTGTGGTTTGCTTTAAAGGTAGGGCTTTTGTTTCTCTTTGTTCTTTGGCTTCATTGGACCCTTCCAAGATACAGGATAGACCAGATT encodes:
- a CDS encoding complex I subunit 4 family protein, with translation MDWASFPFIPLSMILPLLGILLIVFLEERHSKWIALSSSGLTFLLSLVSLFYFDFSNSDKVQFYHELLLIKELNLKLSLGVDGLSYLMYILTTLTSFVAICWSVRDHQINHRLKEYYAWFLLSETALIGVFTSWDLLVFYVFYELTLIPMFFVIGIWGYKLRLYSAYKFFIYIFISSLFFLLGIVSLSVHHYKQFGKFSFSYFDLLQNQYDLAFGIFLFLLFFIAFAVKTPIVPFHTWLPDAHGEAPTAGSVVLAAILLKMGTYALLRFNIGLFQKEAVFLMPFLVLWGIVTIVFASWFTISQSNIKRFVAYSSISHMGFVVAGMFLLNKEGLRASIIEMFAHGLTSASLFMMAGFIYNRLHSFNMHALRGSIRFMPVFAFLVGITAFSSMGLPGGSSFWGKFLTIMGAKEYTLQLALLVIAGAFFSVLYMLYLMKTLYLDTKEEGRLVHFLDLRGFKLLAFLLVVFPMLLVGLFPFLFFSFFDAYINTLLTQLVKVVGGIPWR
- a CDS encoding NADH-quinone oxidoreductase subunit N, producing the protein MEIKDLISIEYPNLTLFFPELIVLITGFVLFTLDIISKRISHALAIGVSITGYLIALLYILLNFELKGETFYSLYVRDQFSSLLQVFMILLTILLLAFTHQYQKFKKSTYSEFYYILAFSLFGAMILSSSYNLLLIYIALEAVSVSFYIMTALQKGDFNSKEGAFKYLILGGLSIALASYGAVFLYLYGGSMDLRQILHTDASEKKLLILGLILFLFGFAIKIGVVPFHFWLPDAYQGAPTPITAYMASVGKIAFFAPVLRVMPLVQESFHQTWVLTLSVLAVITFLYGNITALVQKDVKRMLAYSSIAHSGFILAGIAVAETIGLKAVIYFLLAYSLMGMLSFLVLAVLERDGRWENRIEEFSGLRYSQPFLASVFAVSLFSLLGVPPTVGFLVKALVFMSLSFEALWWVAILMIGGVGISTGYYLRLVVLMFMKEKEKDLTLNLTGFERLSMAIMTLSLIVLGILPMILWNYISPISEMLFGR
- a CDS encoding NADH-quinone oxidoreductase subunit A; the encoded protein is MDYLGFLVFAFVVLGIALLMVFLNYLLGPKAPSSLKDYPYECGVPLYDKSAQTTFHQGYYLLGLLLLLFDIEAAFLFPWTVVYSHLGMFGFIEMFLFIFILTYGLLYAWRKGVLDWQFEEEYID
- a CDS encoding NADH-quinone oxidoreductase subunit D, producing MPWAKEEDFLDLKGRFKSLEIEVKPTITNLHVSKNELIELLKTLKEEKGYKLFIDHSVVDFPEKSPRFQAFYILYNVDERKRVVVKTWTDGTLPSIEKLWFAGKWAERECYDMFGIIYEGHENLVRAFMWETYQYHPLRKDFPLEGYANEYLPSLNEVLRGDNLQGLMNYDRMHTPVPTLEDLEITERKRLKKKAQLVLNWGPLHPGTHGTMWFLFDLEGERIVQCDVILGQLHRGVEKLAENEMYNQFLVYTDRMDYISALCSNQAWVVAVERLLGIEDLVPEKAKYIRTMMSELQRINSHLLWLGTYALDIGALTIFLYAFKEREKLMDIIEGITGARLTISYPRIGGVRMDLPEGALEVIKAFIKRFPKELKDWETILSRNRIWLRRNVGVGVISKEDVYFYGLTGAVARGSGIPYDIRKFEPYDAYPWVEFDIPVGENGDVYDRYLVRLEEMRQSVRIIEQCVRKLESMPKSAPFFAESPDPKKLKLSLDGIGLKVPEGEIYSSGENPRGELGFYIYSTGGVKPYRVKIRPGSMYNLCVYPKLMKDRVIADAVAVLASLDPVVGEIDR
- the nuoH gene encoding NADH-quinone oxidoreductase subunit NuoH, giving the protein MEGLLVQLIIIGIKILFILAIVLGLGAYLTLVERKVAAHIQRRPGPMVVGWHGLLQPLADGLKLITKEDIFPRYGNRFLYNLALVLALVPAVLVFAVVPFGPEFEIFGIKIKPILTDVNVGLLLVFALGSMAVYAIALAGWASNSKYALIGSMRKAGIIVSYEVVITFAVMGPIILAGTLSTYEIVQRQIDQKLWYIWLQPIAFVIYMFALLAEAGRVPFDIQEAEAELVTGFTVEYGGIKFGLFPLVEWYVEVLSLSAIGVVLFLGGWSPINIPFVGFVDPLFFLGPLSPFVWFALKVGLLFLFVLWLHWTLPRYRIDQITETAWKVMLPLTFVNLVLTAIIAPIVWR